A single window of Synechococcus sp. C9 DNA harbors:
- a CDS encoding TAXI family TRAP transporter solute-binding subunit produces MKRRELWGWGVASLLGSLLIGGTAGATTPLTLFTARPGSVYERAGKSLQKVLKPQGFNLTLKESPGSMFNLEQLAKGQGDLAFAQKDAFVLFKNLGGKERALAENLTVIGPVNQEVVHLLTRPGVKSLANLSGKRIGVGPQDSGTYVSALLMLQMADLDVTRERLITGEVRQQIQDLLAGKLDAVFVTSAVGSPALKSMPAQSKIQLLPMGQEVLKQAQKTFPEAAALYRPTPIPAGTYPWQTQPVTALATYSCLFARRSLEQPLVYRLARVLYEQQATLRQTDPFWALFTLDAQQNPFLTGLNYHPGVRQYLGETQRRSPNTKPAPGN; encoded by the coding sequence ATGAAACGCCGGGAACTGTGGGGGTGGGGGGTTGCGAGCTTACTGGGCAGTTTACTGATAGGAGGAACGGCAGGGGCGACCACCCCGTTAACCCTCTTCACCGCTCGCCCCGGTAGTGTGTATGAACGGGCGGGAAAGTCCTTGCAAAAAGTTCTGAAACCCCAGGGATTTAACCTCACCCTCAAGGAATCGCCGGGTTCCATGTTCAATCTGGAGCAATTGGCGAAGGGACAGGGGGATTTAGCCTTTGCCCAAAAAGATGCCTTTGTCCTGTTCAAAAATTTGGGGGGTAAGGAACGGGCCTTAGCGGAAAACCTCACCGTCATCGGGCCGGTCAATCAGGAAGTGGTGCATCTCCTCACCCGCCCAGGGGTCAAGTCCCTCGCGAATTTAAGCGGCAAAAGGATCGGGGTTGGCCCCCAGGATTCGGGCACCTATGTGAGTGCGTTATTGATGCTCCAGATGGCGGATTTGGATGTCACCCGGGAGCGGCTGATCACCGGGGAAGTGCGTCAACAGATTCAGGATTTGTTAGCCGGGAAACTGGATGCGGTGTTTGTCACCAGTGCGGTGGGGTCGCCCGCCCTCAAGTCCATGCCCGCCCAGTCTAAAATTCAACTCCTGCCGATGGGGCAAGAGGTGCTGAAGCAAGCCCAGAAAACATTTCCCGAAGCGGCGGCACTCTATCGTCCCACCCCCATCCCCGCCGGTACCTATCCCTGGCAGACCCAACCCGTAACCGCTTTGGCGACCTATTCCTGTCTCTTTGCCCGCCGTTCCCTGGAGCAACCCCTGGTGTATCGCCTTGCCCGTGTATTGTATGAACAACAAGCAACCCTCCGGCAGACCGACCCGTTTTGGGCGTTATTCACCTTGGATGCGCAACAAAATCCATTTCTCACGGGCTTAAATTACCATCCCGGCGTGCGTCAGTACCTGGGGGAAACCCAGCGGCGTTCACCCAATACAAAACCAGCCCCAGGGAACTAG